A single genomic interval of Helianthus annuus cultivar XRQ/B chromosome 6, HanXRQr2.0-SUNRISE, whole genome shotgun sequence harbors:
- the LOC110924957 gene encoding 14.7 kDa ribonuclease H-like protein, with product MSEDRETEGTEQTLNKPWSLYTDGASSAEGAGACLILTDPDGTDMPYALSLEFKSSNNEAEYEALFAGLRLAAKVGAKNVMAHVDSLLVANQVNREYEARETNMIKYLEQVKQAMALFDSCKVEHIPRSKNKKANAGRGFVPKDLPRASVKMP from the coding sequence ATGTCGGAGGACAGAGAAACGGAAGGAACAGAGCAAACTCTAAACAAACCTTGGTCGTTATATACGGATGGAGCTTCGAGCGCCGAAGGTGCAGGAGCATGTTTGATTCTCACCGATCCAGATGGGACAGATATGCCGTATGCACTCTCTTTAGAGTTCAAGAGTTCTAATAACGAAGCTGAATATGAGGCACTGTTTGCTGGATTGCGTTTGGCAGCCAAAGTTGGAGCAAAAAACGTCATGGCCCATGTTGATTCATTACTCGTGGCGAATCAGGTGAACAGAGAATATGAAGCAAGGGAAACCAACATGATCAAATATCTGGAACAAGTAAAGCAAGCTATGGCATTGTTCGACTCATGTAAGGTCGAACATATTCCCCGCAGCAAAAACAAGAAGGCCAATGCAGGAAGGGGGTTTGTACCGAAAGACCTTCCTCGGGCCTCTGTTAAAATGCCTTGA